The genomic DNA TGCCAATAGCCGAGTTCTCGAAAGGCGTGGCTGCTAAACGGTACTGACGGTACAGGGTATTTGCCCCAGTAATCCTTATTATTTTTTAGCATTTTGACTAAAATCTTGGCGCGTTCTGGTTCAATACAGCCAGCATAAAGAGGCATGAAAGTGGCTATTGAAGGCTCTTTGATGAGTTTATGTGTGACGAAGTTTCGGCTGTAGAATTGGCCAGTATATGGATCCCAAAGCTTCTCGTTTATATGTTCGCGGCCTTTATGAACCCGCTCATGCAGCCACTGCGGAATCTCGTGTCCAATAGTCTTGGAGATCGTTTTTAGGTGGCTATGGGCTCTGATCAGTATGCAGTTGAAGGTTAGGTCCTGTACGGCGAAGTCAGATTTGTTTAGTATGCCTTCTATATCCCAATTCTTACGCCTAAGCCGTCGAATGACGTTGTAATACAGCAGAGCGTCCATGTTACTAATGCGTTGGCCAGGGGGAGAGTGTTTGGTGTCGCGGCGAAATAGATTTACTAATCGATCTAAGTGAAGTTTCTGAAAACCGCTAGCCCACCATGGAGTTTGATGCATGTGAAGTTCGTGCATCCAGGGTGGTGTGTTGTCTAGGCCGGATTCCCACGGGTGTATCAGGAGAACTAACCCCTCTTCGTGCGGGTCTCGTTCGCGGTACAACCATTCGTGGTATGCCAGAAGTGCCGGGAAAGTATCGAGGTACCATTGCCGCCGTGCTTCGGGTTCTAGCTTTTTACCAATCCTAACAATAGCCTCTGCAAGCATTGGCGGCTGGGTGATGCCGCTGGTTTTTTGGTCGTCGGGCGCATAAGGGCTACGCCAGCTTTTCCACATATCACGATCTTGTTTATGCTCGGCATGATCAGTAAAAATCATGTTTGGGATCATACCGTTGCCCCATTGTCCTCTCAACAAGCTCAAGATCTCTTTTTTGGCACGATCAAGGTCGTAGTTAGCGAGTCCTATTGCTGTAAAACAACTATCCCATAACCACTGATGCGGGTAAAAGTTTGGTGCGGGCATAGTGTACTCGCCGCTGTAGTTGTCGGAGAGTACTTTTTTACATTTTTCTAGCAGTTCTTTATTGTCCACCTAGGAATTATAACGCTTCTGGTAGAATCATAGTATTTTCTAGCGGAAGTTTGTAAACGAAACAGGGAAGCCGAAGTTAGCTTCTCGCAGAAGCTGCATCGCTAGCTGTAGTTCGTCTTTTTTGGGGCTCATAATGCGAACTTCTTCGCCTTGAATCTGGGCTTTTACTTTTGGCAGTTTTTCACGAAGAAGATTTGTGATCTTTTTGGCTTTGTCTGCAGTGAGGCCTTTGACAAAGCTTACTTCCCAGCTCATTTTTAAGTTGCTAGTCACTGGTTCCTTAGAACTAGTATCAAAAGTTTTTTGGCTCAAGCCGCGCGAGGCAGCTTTTTT from Candidatus Saccharibacteria bacterium includes the following:
- a CDS encoding glycoside hydrolase — encoded protein: MDNKELLEKCKKVLSDNYSGEYTMPAPNFYPHQWLWDSCFTAIGLANYDLDRAKKEILSLLRGQWGNGMIPNMIFTDHAEHKQDRDMWKSWRSPYAPDDQKTSGITQPPMLAEAIVRIGKKLEPEARRQWYLDTFPALLAYHEWLYRERDPHEEGLVLLIHPWESGLDNTPPWMHELHMHQTPWWASGFQKLHLDRLVNLFRRDTKHSPPGQRISNMDALLYYNVIRRLRRKNWDIEGILNKSDFAVQDLTFNCILIRAHSHLKTISKTIGHEIPQWLHERVHKGREHINEKLWDPYTGQFYSRNFVTHKLIKEPSIATFMPLYAGCIEPERAKILVKMLKNNKDYWGKYPVPSVPFSSHAFRELGYWQGPTWVNTNWLIIDGLKRYDMTEEARELSEHTLSLVKNHGPSEYFSAHSGKPAGAENFSWTAALTIDLLNNKD
- a CDS encoding YajQ family cyclic di-GMP-binding protein, whose product is MAQFSFDCVSDYDKAEMNNVFDQVQREISSRYDFKGTSASIDWLDDKQGLKITGDNQFQLDSIIDMVRKKAASRGLSQKTFDTSSKEPVTSNLKMSWEVSFVKGLTADKAKKITNLLREKLPKVKAQIQGEEVRIMSPKKDELQLAMQLLREANFGFPVSFTNFR